Part of the Chitinophaga parva genome is shown below.
GGCATGCTTTCCTTCCATGCGCCGAAGGAGATGAACCTGAAAGTCCTGCAATTCCTCTACGATGATGAAGCGCTCGAATTCCGCTTCCTCACTGATATCACCGGCGTACACTATCCGGCCCAGCCAGGCGCAGAACTGGCAGTGGTATACCACCTGCAAAACCTGCGTACCCGCACCCGGCTCCGTTTCAAGGTATTCACCAGCGTAGCCGACCCTAAAGTTTTTACCGCTACCAGGTTATATGAATCCGCTAACTGGATGGAACGTGAAACCTATGATTTCTTCGGGATCGATTTTGTAGGCCATCCTAACCTCATCCGCATCCTGAATGTGGACGAGATGGATTACTTCCCCATGCGCAAGGAATTCCCGCTGGAAGACCAGACCCGCATTGACAAGGATGACGAAATGTTCGGAAGGTAGGCTCCACCTGCCGCTGATGGCAAAACACTGTAAACAACAAACAGGTACTTAACACCTTGTACCTAATACCTAATACAATTTTATGTCTAATCCGCATATATCATTACCACAAGGATCATTGGAGAAGCAGACCACCACGCTGAACCTGGGGCCTACGCACCCGGCTACGCACGGGGTGTTCCAGAATATCCTGGAAATGGATGGGGAGCGCGTTGTGAGCGCTGTGCCTACCGTGGGATATATTCACCGGGCATTTGAAAAGATCGCTGAGCGCCGCCCTTACTTCCAGATCGCGCCGCTCACAGACCGCCTGAACTATTGCTCTTCCCCGATCAACAATATGGGCTGGCACCTTACCACGGAAAGGCTGCTGGGTATTACCCTGCCCAAGCGCGTGGAGTACCTGCGCATTGTGATCATGGAGCTGGCCCGCATCACCGACCACATTGTATGTAATGGGGTAGTGGGGGTGGACACCGGCGCTTTCACCGGCTTCCTCTACATCATGGAGTTCCGTGAACTGGTGTATGAAATTTATGAAGAAGTATGCGGCTCCCGCCTCACGACCAACATTGGCCGCGTAGGTGGTTTTGAACGCAACTTCACCAATACCGCTTTTGAAAAGATCGAACGTTTCCTCAAGGAATTCCCGAAAGCCCTGAAGGAGTTTGAAACACTGCTGGTGCGCAACCGCATCTTCATTGAAAGAACCCAGGGCGTGGGCGCCATCACCGCGGAACGTGCGCTGAACTATGGCTTTACCGGTCCTAACCTGCGTGCAGCCGGGGTAGACTACGACGTGCGCGTGGCACATCCCTACAGCAGCTACGGCGACTTTAAGTTTGATATTCCCGTAGGTACCACCGGCGATTGCTACGACCGTTTCCTGGTGCGTGGCGAAGAAATGTGGCAAAGCCTCAGCATCATCCGCCAGGCCATGGAAAAGATCCAGGAGCTGCCCGCCGATGTATACCATGCAGACGTTCCCGCTTACTACCTGCCGGATAAGAGCGATGTATATACCAAGATGGAAGCATTGATCTACCACTTTAAGATCATCATGGGGGAAACCGAAATGCTGCCCGGTGAGCTGTATAACGCAGTGGAAGGTGCAAACGGGGAACTCGGTTTCTACGTGATCAGTGATGGTGGCCGCAGCCCTTACCGCCTGCATTTCCGCCGTCCCTGCTTCATTTACTACCAGGCTTACCCTGAGCTGATCAAGGGCGCTATGCTGGCCGATGCGGTGATCTGCATGAGTAGCCTGAACCTGATCGCTGGTGAACTGGACGCGTAGTATATCAAAATAATCAAAGCAACAGGCTGGCGGTAGGCGCCGCCGGCTAAATGAAATAATATGGTTCAATTTTCTGAAGAGAAGCTGAATAAAGTAAAAGAGATCATTGCCCGCTACCCGGACGGTAAGCAGAAAAGCGCGCTGCTGCCCGTGTTGCACCTGGCGCAGGAGACGTTTGACGGATGGCTGAGCAGTGAGACCATGGACTACGTTGCCACCCTGCTGCACCTGGAGCCCATCGAAGTATACGAGGTGGCCACCTTTTACAGCATGTACAACCTGGCGCCCGTGGGTAAATACGTGTTTGAAGTATGCCAGACCGGCCCCTGCATGCTGCGCGGGTCAGACGACATCATTGCCTACATCAGGCAGACACTGGGCATTAACGTGGGCGAAACCACGGCGGATGGCCTGTTTACGCTGAAAACCGTGGAGTGCCTGGGCGCCTGTGGCTACGCCCCCATGATGCAGCTGGGCAAGCATTACCGGGAGCACCTCACCCCTGCAAAAGTGGATGAGATCATCGCGGAATGCCGCGCCAAGCACGCCTAAGCTTACTTTAATATCGATTGAATAGACAAATAGTTGCGGATAAGGCAGGCCTCATAACCTGTGATCATTCAACTTCCTACTTTGAAATATATGGGACGCAAATTACTGTTAGATAAAGCGCATATACCAGGCATCCGGTACTACGATACCTACCGGGGCAATGGTGGCTATGCCGCGGCGGAAAAAGCGCTGAAAGGCATGACCCCTGACCAGGTACTGGACGAAGTGAAAAAGAGCGGCCTCAGAGGCCGCGGTGGTGCGGGCTTTCCCACCGGTATGAAATGGAGCTTCATTGCCAAACCGGAAGGCGTACCCCGCTACCTGGTGTGCAATGCGGACGAGTCGGAACCGGGTACCTTCAAGGACCGCTACCTGATGGAATTTATCCCACACATTCTCATTGAAGGGCTGATCATCTCCAGCTACACCCTGGGTGCAAATACCTGCTATATCTACATCCGCGGTGAATACGCCTGGATCCCCGAGATCCTGGAAGAAGCCATTGCCGACGCCAAAAAGAATGGCTGGCTGGGCAAGAACATCCAGGGCAGCGGTTTTGACCTGGAAATTTATGTACAACGCGGCGCCGGCGCTTACATCTGTGGCGAGGAAACGGCCCTGATCGAATCACTGGAAGGCAAGCGTGGCAATCCCCGCATCAAGCCGCCCTTCCCGGCGGTGAAAGGCCTCTGGCAAAGCCCCACGGTGGTAAACAACGTGGAAACCCTGGCTGCCGTAGTGCCCATCCTCAACATTGGTGGTGAGGAATACGCCAAGATCGGTATCGGAAAATCCACCGGTACAAAGCTCATCTCCGCCTGCGGCAATATCAATAAGCCGGGGGTATACGAGATAGAGATGAACATTTCCGTAGAAGAATTCATTTACTCCGAAGAATATTGCGGGGGCATTCCCAATGGCAAACGCCTGAAGGCCTGCATCCCCGGCGGTTCCTCCGTACCCATCCTGCCGGCCAACCTGCTGTTTAAAACAGCAAAGGGTGACACCCGCATGATGACCTACGAAAGCCTGAGCGATGGCGGCTTTGCCACCGGTACCATGATGGGCTCCGGCGGTTTTATTGTGCTGGATGAAGATCAGTGCGTGGTGAAGAACACCCTCACCTTTGCACGCTTTTACCGCCATGAAAGCTGCGGCCAGTGCAGCCCCTGCCGTGAAGGTACCGGCTGGATGGAGAAAGTGCTGAAGAATATTGAAACCGGTAAAGGTAAAATGTCCGACATAGACCTGCTCTGGGACATCCAGCGCAAGATCGAAGGTAACACCATCTGCCCGCTGGGCGATGCTGCTGCCTGGCCGGTAGCTGCCGCCATCCGTCATTTCCGTGATGAATTTGAGTGGCACATTACCCACCCGGAAGAAGCCCAGGTACGCAACTTTGGCCTGGCGCATTATGCAGACCCGCTGCCTGTAGCAGCAGTACCTGCCTGATAAAGAAATGAGCAGCCGGAACATCCCGCTGGCAGGGCCTTTGGCTTACTAACGGGAACGGTTATACGGTAAACATATTAAGACTAAGCCGATGGCAGACGAACAAAAATTATTCAAAGTAAAGATCGATAATATCACGGTGGAAGTGGCTCCGGGCACTACCATCCTCAATGCGGCCCGCCTCATTGGGGGCGATGTGGTACCGCCGGCCATGTGTTATTATTCCAAGCTGGAGGGCAGCGGCGGTAAGTGCCGTACCTGCCTGGTGAAAGTGACCAAAGGCTCTGAAGCCGATCCCCGCCCTATGCCCAAGCTGGTGGCCAGCTGCCGCACCACGGTAATGGACGGGATGGAAGTGGCTAACATCACCTCCCCGGAAGTGGTGGACGCCCGCAAGAGCATCGTGGAGTTCCTGCTGATCAACCACCCCCTGGACTGCCCCGTGTGCGACCAGGCCGGTGAATGCCACCTGCAGGACCTCAGTTATGAGCATGGCGTGAGCGCCACCCGCTACGAGTTCAAACGCCGCACGTTTGATAAGGTAGACCTGGGCGACAAGATCAAGCTGCACATGACCCGCTGCATTCTCTGCTACCGCTGCGTATTCACCGCAGACCAGCTCACCGAAAAACGGGAACATGGTATCCTGGGCCGCGGTGACCATTCGGAGATCAGCACCTACATTGAAAAGAACCTGGACAACGACT
Proteins encoded:
- a CDS encoding NADH-quinone oxidoreductase subunit C; its protein translation is MTNEQVKSRLIEKFGEALTDFEESYGMLSFHAPKEMNLKVLQFLYDDEALEFRFLTDITGVHYPAQPGAELAVVYHLQNLRTRTRLRFKVFTSVADPKVFTATRLYESANWMERETYDFFGIDFVGHPNLIRILNVDEMDYFPMRKEFPLEDQTRIDKDDEMFGR
- a CDS encoding NADH-quinone oxidoreductase subunit D, whose translation is MSNPHISLPQGSLEKQTTTLNLGPTHPATHGVFQNILEMDGERVVSAVPTVGYIHRAFEKIAERRPYFQIAPLTDRLNYCSSPINNMGWHLTTERLLGITLPKRVEYLRIVIMELARITDHIVCNGVVGVDTGAFTGFLYIMEFRELVYEIYEEVCGSRLTTNIGRVGGFERNFTNTAFEKIERFLKEFPKALKEFETLLVRNRIFIERTQGVGAITAERALNYGFTGPNLRAAGVDYDVRVAHPYSSYGDFKFDIPVGTTGDCYDRFLVRGEEMWQSLSIIRQAMEKIQELPADVYHADVPAYYLPDKSDVYTKMEALIYHFKIIMGETEMLPGELYNAVEGANGELGFYVISDGGRSPYRLHFRRPCFIYYQAYPELIKGAMLADAVICMSSLNLIAGELDA
- a CDS encoding NADH-quinone oxidoreductase subunit NuoE family protein, whose product is MVQFSEEKLNKVKEIIARYPDGKQKSALLPVLHLAQETFDGWLSSETMDYVATLLHLEPIEVYEVATFYSMYNLAPVGKYVFEVCQTGPCMLRGSDDIIAYIRQTLGINVGETTADGLFTLKTVECLGACGYAPMMQLGKHYREHLTPAKVDEIIAECRAKHA
- the nuoF gene encoding NADH-quinone oxidoreductase subunit NuoF, which translates into the protein MGRKLLLDKAHIPGIRYYDTYRGNGGYAAAEKALKGMTPDQVLDEVKKSGLRGRGGAGFPTGMKWSFIAKPEGVPRYLVCNADESEPGTFKDRYLMEFIPHILIEGLIISSYTLGANTCYIYIRGEYAWIPEILEEAIADAKKNGWLGKNIQGSGFDLEIYVQRGAGAYICGEETALIESLEGKRGNPRIKPPFPAVKGLWQSPTVVNNVETLAAVVPILNIGGEEYAKIGIGKSTGTKLISACGNINKPGVYEIEMNISVEEFIYSEEYCGGIPNGKRLKACIPGGSSVPILPANLLFKTAKGDTRMMTYESLSDGGFATGTMMGSGGFIVLDEDQCVVKNTLTFARFYRHESCGQCSPCREGTGWMEKVLKNIETGKGKMSDIDLLWDIQRKIEGNTICPLGDAAAWPVAAAIRHFRDEFEWHITHPEEAQVRNFGLAHYADPLPVAAVPA
- a CDS encoding 2Fe-2S iron-sulfur cluster-binding protein; translation: MADEQKLFKVKIDNITVEVAPGTTILNAARLIGGDVVPPAMCYYSKLEGSGGKCRTCLVKVTKGSEADPRPMPKLVASCRTTVMDGMEVANITSPEVVDARKSIVEFLLINHPLDCPVCDQAGECHLQDLSYEHGVSATRYEFKRRTFDKVDLGDKIKLHMTRCILCYRCVFTADQLTEKREHGILGRGDHSEISTYIEKNLDNDFIGNVIDVCPVGALTDKTFRFKNRVWFLKPMDAHRNCENPKCCGKTVLWMRGDEVFRVTARKDQYGEVEAYICDTCRFEKKEASDWVIEGPRKIDRHSVISQGHYVGTVKPEETIVKVMDGRAPKLLMDIHSVSEVNRPEIDLSKIEGPAHSDDFKTNGVQHQQ